The Raphanus sativus cultivar WK10039 chromosome 2, ASM80110v3, whole genome shotgun sequence DNA segment ttttgacagaaaattatatttctcggttttggcggaaaatttcAATTTTCCGGTTTTATCGGGAAATTGTTTTTTCGgattttggtggaaaattgCATTTCTGGTCGtggcggaaaattgtgtttttctgttttttgtgagaatttgttttttgatttttttgatttttttaattaaatttttttaaatggatcAGATTTGATCCAACCCAATAGACAtatttaacttgttaacccattaacttgttaacccattaacttgttaacccattaacctgTTAACCCATTAGCAtgttaacccattaacccattgaatcaaaaataaacagttCATTTGGGTTAATGGGTCAACTTGGATTGGGTCAACCAATGGGTcatgacccattttgacacccctagtTAACACACTGTTAAAAAGATACACAGTGCTCTTTCTCTGAATCTTATTGGCTCATGAGCCTTTCGCAGGATTGTTGACGTGGTAATCAGACGTGTCAGTAAACGATTggtcttgtctttttttttttaactctaaaaatagGCAAGGTTAACTAGAAACATGTTTTCAAGTTCTTACATTAAACTATGTcttttatataaacttttagaGAGACTAGACGTCTTTGCTACTACAGATTAATATTGTATTTTACTGTAGATTGATTCATGGAATATGTAACGtgaaaaatgaaactaaaaataaacttacatttgaacattttataatttgttcataATATTATAGATCAACAAATTAGTTCAGCAGATTTGTTTCTAATATGTTCCAACGttacataaacaaaaaatcttgaccattatatttttcaaagtttttaactttattaCTTTTATATGATAGAGATTTGTTGTACCTACTACCATTTATGAATATATCCATGATTATTAGTTTCCGGGGGAAATATATCCATGGTTActgataattattatttattagttatagGAAATAAAAGACTACGTATTGTTTCCAATATAATTAAGTTGACTATTAAATCATTGATTATTAGCCTAGTAATGTTGTCATCTTGGTTTGAAATGTCTATggttgttgacaaaaaagaatgTCAATGTTACAGAAGATCATAcataacattttattaaatacaaatatctGTAATGTGAATCTTCGCCcttacctatatatatataatcatttttttccaACTAATTATCGATAGACATGGTCATTGACTCATGTTGGGTGCAATCATGTCTACGTCTTGGATATATTGTCGGACAATAATGTTTtaatagagttgataggagtgGAAGAACATATATTTCCTGGAGAGGCTGATCTCTATAATCTTTTATGATACAAACAAAATGGGTGTGTTTTTGGAGTGACTTTAAGAAgattactactactactacaaactctattataaaagtGGAAGTAATATGAACAAAGATCTGAAGAAAGACCATAGCTTTACTGTTTTAAATCTTTGGTTGGAGGAAGAGCTACTACTTTTGGAGTTGGTTCGGTTTGTTTTGTGTAGCTCTTCTGAGGAGTTATTATGAGTCCTTATTCCAGCTGCCATTGCCGGAGCCACCGCCTCCGTTTTGTTTGATCCGGCAAGAGTTGTCTTTGTCTCTTCGATATCATAGCCTGCGTCAAGAGATAGTAAGGTCaatacacacacaaaaaaaacaagtgtTGTAGTAAATATTAAGAGGAATGAAACTTACAGTCAAACTTTTTCCAAGCTAAGATGAGCTTCTCTCTGTCGAATACTACACGATACCCGGTCATGTAGTTTTCTGTTTCATTTAAAGAGTAGACAACCGCGAGGTCACACTATTTAAAAGGATGTTCGATGATGATCcatgaaaaaaaaagcaaaagtgTTCTTACGTCCGATTATGTTGAGTTCAGAGCTTTTGACAATGGCCAGGCAATATACAAGCTCACCCTGTGAATATATGCAGAGCGACTAAAAGTGTTAATGTTCAGCTGAGGAAGACAACGGAATGATGGGAGAAACAAGTATACTAATGAATGACCTCAGTAGAGATGACGATTATAGGATCATTGATGGTGAAGTGGCTGTTTCCTTTCATTGTGAGGCTTAAACTCGGTATCAAACTAGCATTCGCTTCAGAGCTAATAATCACATAAATGTTTAGATAAGAGTGGTGGAGACAAAGAAAGCATCTGAGTGTTGCGGATGATAGTCAGATAACAAACTCATTACCTCATGTCATAGCAATAGTCGAAGGGAATCCTTGGATCCGGTGAATGACGCTTATCTTGAGCCTGAGAATGAAACTGTAGACAGACGACAGACAATGTGATTCTTCTTCATAAAGAGTATAATCAAAACAAGATGGGCGTGTGTTTAGATGTTTACACTCTCTGAGACTGATGTATACATGGGATCAACTAAATAAGTAAACGATGTGCCAGTGTCAAAGAGAGCTGTAAACTCATCATCTATCAGAGTTGTCCCCACACGTACTCGAGTCACTGTGATGTTGTAGTTTGGGCTACAAtgaatgaaaaattattttaaaaaggtgCATTCTTGGCACAACATAGGATAAAAGAGAAATGAGTCAACTTACTGTGAAGGGTTGAGATTAAAGGGTGTCTCTTCCTGATCAGAACTACCTTTATCCCCAAAACTAATCCTCCCAACTCCATCATGTCCAAAACACATGGAGAAAGAATCAGCAACCAGACCTTCCCTCGCCAAAACGCTTGGAACCGATATCTTCTCCATGCCTAGACCGAATAAACCATTAGGCGCCGCAATGTCAAGAAATGAACCGCTTTGAACCTGCCCACATCTGCACACATACTCCACATTTTTTTTCAGCAACTGCAACTCAACACACAAggaagagatgatgatgatgatggatgcAAAACAGCTGCTTACTAACCCGAAAGTGAC contains these protein-coding regions:
- the LOC108830121 gene encoding aspartyl protease family protein 1, giving the protein MSAFVFKSTLFLIPLLTLLNIPSCSKARIFTFEMHHRFSDEVKRWSDLTGRFGSFPPKGSFDYYNALVIRDRLIRGRRRLSESESESESSALTFSDGNSTSRISSLGFLHYTTVKLGTPGMRFMVALDTGSDLFWVPCDCGKCAPTQGPAYSSEFELSIYNPKLSKTNKKVTCNNSLCAQRNQCLGTFSTCPYMVSYVSAQTSTSGVLMEDVMHLTTGDKNPERVEAYVTFGCGQVQSGSFLDIAAPNGLFGLGMEKISVPSVLAREGLVADSFSMCFGHDGVGRISFGDKGSSDQEETPFNLNPSHPNYNITVTRVRVGTTLIDDEFTALFDTGTSFTYLVDPMYTSVSESFHSQAQDKRHSPDPRIPFDYCYDMSSEANASLIPSLSLTMKGNSHFTINDPIIVISTEGELVYCLAIVKSSELNIIGQNYMTGYRVVFDREKLILAWKKFDCYDIEETKTTLAGSNKTEAVAPAMAAGIRTHNNSSEELHKTNRTNSKSSSSSSNQRFKTVKLWSFFRSLFILLPLL